A portion of the Malania oleifera isolate guangnan ecotype guangnan chromosome 3, ASM2987363v1, whole genome shotgun sequence genome contains these proteins:
- the LOC131151769 gene encoding uncharacterized protein LOC131151769 yields the protein MEGIPPMVAKKLWNLARLVRFTLRKGISKTKLMLDLHLRIKRSKVAGKALTDLLLHHHSSLHRRSDDPHVPFTSPWDYEFSCSNSPAYLPYNHFHVTRRRGGLTCPPPPANADDSAEAGDAAEGSPLELPGFGRSTAVRQLRITDSPFPMKDAEGDSHVDKAAEEFIARFYMDLRMQNMMAGSETPYYYHCL from the coding sequence ATGGAAGGAATCCCACCAATGGTAGCAAAGAAGCTGTGGAACCTGGCACGCCTGGTGCGCTTCACGCTGAGGAAGGGCATCTCCAAGACCAAGCTGATGCTAGACCTGCACCTTCGGATCAAACGCAGCAAGGTAGCAGGGAAAGCTCTGACCGACCTGCTGTTACACCACCACTCCTCCCTTCACCGTCGCTCCGATGACCCGCACGTGCCATTCACCTCTCCGTGGGATTACGAGTTCAGCTGCAGCAACAGCCCTGCCTACCTGCCCTACAATCACTTCCACGTTACCAGGCGCCGCGGTGGTCTTACCTGCCCCCCGCCACCCGCCAACGCTGATGACTCGGCGGAGGCCGGCGACGCAGCGGAAGGATCGCCGCTGGAGCTACCGGGATTCGGGCGGAGCACGGCGGTGCGGCAGTTAAGAATAACGGACTCGCCGTTTCCCATGAAGGACGCTGAGGGTGACAGCCACGTAGACAAAGCGGCCGAGGAGTTCATTGCGAGGTTCTACATGGATTTGAGGATGCAAAATATGATGGCTGGCAGCGAAACACCGTATTACTATCACTGTTTATAG